ACTTAAAACCAGAGTTCCTGAATGGGGGCGTATCCGCCATCCTTGGCATAGGGGACGTACTCAAACCCACGGTTGAACGGATCGTTGGTCAATACCTTGGTGTAATCAATGCCCAGGGCTGAGTAGATGGACGAGAACACATCTTCAGGCCGAATCAACATATCCCGTGACCAGCCATATTCGATGGTCCCAGCACCCGTGTCATCAGTCTTTCCGATCACCGTTCCGCCCTTCACGCCACCACCGGCAAACAGTGCCGACATTTGCATATAGTGGTCACGACCGGCCTGATTGTTGAGTGCGCCTGGGGTTCGCCCAAATTCACCCATCACCACCACCAGTGTTTCATCCAGGAGGGACTTTCCGCTCTTGCTGGTGCTGGTGGCCAGGTCGGTCAGCAGGTTGGCCAGGCCGGCATCCAGGGCGCGAGCCATGGTGTAAATGCCGCCGTTGGTGTTGTAGATATTCTGGTGATGGTCCCAGTTTCCAAAGTTGATTTGAATAAAATGGGCGCCGCTGTCGGATTGCAAAATATTTCGCGCGACGACACAGGAATTACCAAACCCATTGTTTCCATAGCGTTGCGAGTCATCAGATCCGAAGGTGAAGACCTTCTGGACTTCGGGGTTATACATCATTTCCCGAGCCTGATTGTACGTTGTTGCCATCGTGCTCGGGCCCGAGCCAAACGGCGCCGGGTTCGCCCGCAATGAGGCATCCATTGATTGAAGCGCCGCATACCGTTGTTTAAACAGGTCTTCGCCTTCCGGATGGGTGGCATTGGTGAGCCCGGTGGCGCTTGCTGTCACCACAAACGGTGCAAATTCCGGTGCGAAATAGCCTTGCTGCTGGAGTGCCCCATTGGTGTTGAGCGCAATGAATCCTGGGAGTTTCTGGGTTGAGGTTCGGCGGCTTTCATATTCGTAAGCCACCACGGCACCGATATTTGGCGCAATCTTGGACAGGCCGCTCGCTGGATTGCGTCCAATTTCGGACCACACTTGTGCCAGTTGGTGAACCAGTGCCCAGGCATTCATTGACCGCACAATCCCAACTTTGTTGAGTTGATCGGCCATTTTTGGCATCAATCCAACCGGCCAGCGGATTCCACTCACCGTCGTTGGCTGAAAATCCTTGGGCATCCAGGCGCCTTCTTTGAGGTCAAAAGTGTCCAGATGGCTCGGAGCACCTGTCAAGTGAATGAAGATGCAATTTTTCGCGGTGTTGATCAGCGTTGGGGATGACTGAGCGACCACTTCCAGCGGCGTTGTAACCTGACTGAGGAAAAAACCGGTAACTCCAAGTCCGGCCAGTTTGAAAAACTCCCGGCGGCTAAAATCAACCCCGGAGTTGACGTTCTGGTAGTGGACCGGTGCGTTGTTTTGAAGATTCTGAATTTCCTTGCGAGACATAAAATGTTCCTCCTTCCACTGCCACGTCAGTAGTTGTACAAAAAGTCAATTTTGTTGACGAGC
The Acidobacteriota bacterium DNA segment above includes these coding regions:
- a CDS encoding DUF1501 domain-containing protein, whose protein sequence is MSRKEIQNLQNNAPVHYQNVNSGVDFSRREFFKLAGLGVTGFFLSQVTTPLEVVAQSSPTLINTAKNCIFIHLTGAPSHLDTFDLKEGAWMPKDFQPTTVSGIRWPVGLMPKMADQLNKVGIVRSMNAWALVHQLAQVWSEIGRNPASGLSKIAPNIGAVVAYEYESRRTSTQKLPGFIALNTNGALQQQGYFAPEFAPFVVTASATGLTNATHPEGEDLFKQRYAALQSMDASLRANPAPFGSGPSTMATTYNQAREMMYNPEVQKVFTFGSDDSQRYGNNGFGNSCVVARNILQSDSGAHFIQINFGNWDHHQNIYNTNGGIYTMARALDAGLANLLTDLATSTSKSGKSLLDETLVVVMGEFGRTPGALNNQAGRDHYMQMSALFAGGGVKGGTVIGKTDDTGAGTIEYGWSRDMLIRPEDVFSSIYSALGIDYTKVLTNDPFNRGFEYVPYAKDGGYAPIQELWF